A window of Solanum stenotomum isolate F172 chromosome 9, ASM1918654v1, whole genome shotgun sequence genomic DNA:
ATTTCAGGTGAACTAAGATTTTATGGCTAAACGCAACCTGGAAGCGTTTATAGACAAAACATTTGATTTGGTTAGCGTCTAGGTGTGTTTCACTGATCATTAGGTGATAGCTCAAATATGAAACTTACACTTCCAATAGTTCATATatgatattcaaaaaaattgaggtAATTTATGTGTGTTTTTAACCCTTTAACCTTAAAATTTAACACAATCTGAACTGAAATACTACTCACCAAGTAGCTTTTAATGAACTCTTAAGTGTGAAGTGCCAAGAGGGTTTAGCCATCAAtgtctctcacacacacacaccaaaaaaagaaagaaagaagaagctAGATGCCTCAGGTCAATGTTGTACATTATTAGCCACGACAAAACTTTAGGCGTCGACACATTAACTAACAAATAGAATTAAGAATTTGTTCTTGGTGATCATCTTGCTTATTAAAATTGAGTtacatataatttatattttaagtaatctaattatgtaaatattttcgACACACGTggagaaacaaaaattaaactctAGTTTGGATTTTTTACAGGCAAAATTGAAGTCTCGTGCAATTGCAATAATGGCTTTATTTTTCTCCCTCACAACTCCAGTTGGAATAGGAATTGGACTAGCAATAACAAATGTTTACGATGAGAATAGTCCAACGGCTCTTATCGTGGAAGGAATATTTAATTCAGCTTCAGCTGGCATCTTGATTTATATGGCACTCGTTGACTTTTTAGCTGCCGATTTTATGCATCCAAGAATGCAAGGCAATGGAAAGCTTCAATTAGGGGCTAATGTTTCACTTCTTCTTGGCGCTGGACTTATGTCTATGTTAGCCAAATGGGCTTAATTGATTAACACATATTGTTATCAATTTaatctttgtatttttttaacataatctCTTGATTGATTGCTATACAAGAAGTGATTGTAAATCGTTATGAAGtgatatttttttgtcattgcTTATTGGTTTGTTTGTTTGCATTGAATATTCTGCTTTCTTTTGTGTGCTTTGGTCTTTTGAATTGAGACCGGTTGTTGGATTgtcataaataaatttattttctacaaGAATTCTCATTCATGTTTTTATTACATGTAcaatttatttctaatttgtattttgtatattaaaACAAGATCAAAGTCGTAATAACTGTTTATACATAAAAACGTATGGTTAAATTTGTACTTGCATACTTGGATTAAAATGACCTAATCGAGTAAACTAGTATATTCATATTCAGGAGAAGAAAATTCAGTCAATCAGCCTATCATGTGTCAATTTTAGGCGATTTTCTGGGGCTGTTTTGTGTAACTATATAATAGTTATGTTTATGTAGCACCATGTATCTTTCCAATGACTCCTTTTTTAAATATGGTTTGCGTAGCACCATGCATCTTTCTAGTGACTACTGTCTCATATATAATTTGCGTAGTATCATGCATCTTTCTGGTgactattttttcatatatgattTACGTAGCACTGTGCATCTTTCTAATCCTGagactactttctcatatttgatttgtgtaGCATCGTACATTTTTTCGTTGCtctatttttttgataaattttaatatttaaccgTATTTTCTCTCTGTTTCAGAATCACTTTTGTCGAAAGATATACTCACATACGTATTTGGACTGAATTATAGTGATACTTTCTCTCTCGTGGCTAAAATAAGTCTGTTTTTTGCTATCTATGACTATGTTTGCCATTTACATCTTTATCAATTGAACATTAAGAAATATTTCGGGAAGAAATCTACATGGAACAACCATCTGATTTTGTTACTCGGACCAAGTAATTATAACACCACAAAAATTTTATGCAAGACTTGAATTATTCACCGTCAATTCCTTTGAGTTTCGGACTTGTGATCGTACTCTCTAGGCGGAGTGTTTCACGCGTTAGCGTGTGTATAGATCCATACCAGATGATTCATAAGGATGCATAGGCGATAAGATCAAATCTTTAGTGTGAAAAGAGTTTCGGAGATGAATTAAGTTTATAAAATCTTCTAACACAAGTTGAGTTGAAAGGTTTCTTACCTTTGAATTCATGTACAAAATTTTacttgagtcaacttcaaacaatcaggTTTCTATCATGTATAATTCCATCACAATTCTTGTTATAACACTTCCAATGGAGAAAGAGATTCCATCATATACTAAATCACCGTCCTCAGACTACAAATATCTTTCTTAATGACAATCCATTGTTTAAGAATCACTctcttgtaatttttttttacgtttAGGACTCTATTTTGTattaataaaatcactcaattagTAAAATGCAAAATAGTAAAGTTCATCAATTTATTATCAATTTgttaataatttcttaattattgtgtaaaataaaaaatgtcaatttaatatgaaacggagggagtagatTAGAAAAATTTTACTTGCgttatatgaaaataaaaaaaatgcatcAAAGGGTAGATCAAAGATAATTAATCCCTTTCCCAATATAATGTATGGAAGAGTCAACTTTTACTTTGAAGAAAAACACATCATTTACCGATAATTCTTGCCCACCGAGTCTATTGGATTTCACTCCACCTAACAAATCTTTCATGTCCTTCTAAATCTGCATCTTATCCTCTCTTAAATTTGATGGTATCATAATCGCGGATAAGATATAACTATAATGTGATAAGTTCGATGATTAATCATTATATTTGTTTGATAAGAATCTCTTATTTtacaataagtttttttatattCACGATATCAatttttgaacttttaaaatttgcttACTATGTGGAAGATGTAATGAATAACATTATTGTTTGGGATAAGCGTGCAACACACATTTCCAGAGACTAGTTTATTaataaaaggaaagagacaCAACTACTACCTCTGtacattttaattgttatagtttcattttttataGTCAAACGATaataactttgactaacattttactaGGGATGTACATGATCGGGTTGGttcagatttttcaaatatcaaaccaaatcatttgtgtcagatttttgaatttataaaccaagccaaaccaataaaactcgggtttttcaaccttgggttttttcggattttttttgggttttttggaTTTTCGAGTTTTTTcgataaagtattcatacaaacatataatttacttgtacttcaaatatttctttagtcctaccaaaatacaattatctaaggtattttttaagaaaataatacaaaatataatatgattaatgacactaatccaacaaaaaaaaaggaaatcgcgtaaaacaaatattacaaattaacaagtcataatgaaaataattataatttaaaagtactaaatcatactaaaataagtttaataagtattagttacatgactaaatattaaaggaaattaaaattagattatgtattttaattgtctaaaccaatgtaaaactaaagaacaaatattcaatattattgtcattcttagtgttgaattgattttctttttgcattaatattaatttgattttgatttaagttttattataattaccaacattcGTGTACTATattctttattgaaccatttggaattctaagtttcaaacttgaaataatatattaaaagataaaaactataaaaaagtataagaaatatttaaaaattatatcaaagtaaatattttaatgtataaaataaaaatttaaaattatatatataatgttgggttggtttggtctcaggttgggtttttttagttaaaaccaacccaacccaaatatagtcgggtttttttttcaataccaaaccactagtcgggtttttttttccgaTTTGACTCGGTTTGCGGCTTgattcggttttgtacacccctacattttacgatgtagtttttcatcatattgatatgtcaaaaattggaatttatagtactttttgtatatctaattttttgtttaaaatatcgaattaatgtaatctaatttaattttgaaaattaatcaaattaatttttgaaaagtacaacatgacaattaaaagtgaagagagaaaatatttgaaaagttGGGTCCCTTTAGAATTATATTAGGATttcaaaatagaaaagaaacGACCTTTCTTCCTTCTCCAATTTCTGAAAAGTTTCATTGATGATTCTTGTGAAGATTTCTTCTTCCGATAGCGAATAAAACTCATGTACCAAATATACAATTATAGATTGTGGCTATTTCAgtgtaattttataaatgactACATTATTTGGCTAGTGAACCACTAATTGAATGATCCTACAAATTAagtatttaccatcttcaaaagaaaacaaagaatgCTCCAAAGGGTagatcaaaaataattttttttttaatttcaacttaaTTAAAGCCACAAGATCTACATATCTTTATTTGAAAACCACAagattctttattttctttaactccGTACTCCCTCTATTCTTAACTgaattttccctttttggaactcttttcattgttcaaaataattgcaTTGTTCAAAGTTCAtagttatttgaaattttttcctaatttgtcctttcttttaatgaagttttatattttttctagaAGATAAATTGCACTACTTGCAAAtgtatatttatgatttcacaaatgataataataaaaaatgttatttaaattatgttcttgaatgtTTTTTTCGTGTACTTGCGTCAGAACAAACCAATTGAATTAAATAGAGTGCGTATATAACTTATTGATGGAAATGGAACCCCCAAAAAATGAGGGGCTAAAGGCTTCACCCCAAAAGATGGTATGAGCCACCTAGTACCCACAATGGAGATGGCAAAGTTTCTAATAGCTAGAAATGAACATCTCTTCATTACAGTACTCATAATGAAGCTTCCTTTTGACAACAAGCTCATGAGTTCCTACATTGAATCAATCTCGACAAACCCAAACTACAACTCCTCAAATGAAGTTCATTCAACTCCCTCAGGATGACTCCATCTCACAGTTATTTACAAACAAATATATCATCACATTCTTTGTTAAACAATGTGAAGCTATGACAGTTATAAGTTTGTTACAaaagttagttataactaactaTAGTTAAGTTAAAATTAACTAGTCTAGTTAGTTAAATGATTGTAATTGCTACACTATATAGAGTGAAGCTTAGCATACATTGTATTACGTTTTTTTACTTTCATTCTGTAAATCTAATACACAActttacttcttcttcttcttaagcTTAGCTTTGTGAAGTTCACCATTGTTAGAGCTTTAACATTCTTATCCAGTCATAAGCCTCAAGTCAGAAATTCTGTGATTGAAATCCTGAACTCAGGATCGACTCGTCTTGTAGGTGTTGTTATTGACATGATGTGCACAAAAATGATAGACATGGCCAACGAATTTGGACTCCCGTCTTATGTTTTCTACACGTCGGGTGCTGCCATGCTTGGTCTTCAGCTTCATTTGCATAGTCTCAGGGATGATTTTAACCAAGATGTGACAGATTACATGGATGACTCTGAAGCAGAGCTTTCTATCACAACATATGTCAATCCATTTTCAGCTAAATGTTTGCCATCTATAGCTTTTGACAAGGATGGTGGTTCCACAATGTACCTTGTTATCTTTCTAGAAGGCTTCGAGAAGCTAAAGCTATTTTCGTAAACAGTTTCTTGGAATTTGAATCTCATGTTGTCAAAGCCCTCTCCCTTGATGAGAAAATCCCACTTGTATACCCAGTCGGATCCTTGTTAAACCTTGACAATGATCACAGTAACAATCAAGATTTGTCTCAACATCAAATTATAATAAACTGGTTAGATGATCAACCTGATTCATCAGTAGTGTACCTCTGCTTCGGAAGCTTGGGAAGTTTCAAATAAAGGAAATTGCATATGCTTTGGAGAAGAGCGGATGTCGGTTCTTGTGGTCCCTAAAGAACCCTTTAGCTAAAGATACATTTTTTCGAGCTGCTTATGAAAATCCAGAAAATGTTTTGCTTGAGGGGTTCTTGCAAAGAACGGAATTGACTGGAAAAGTGATAGGATGGGCACCCAAGGTGGCTATCTTGAGTCATGATGCTGTAGGAGGCTTTGTGTCACACTGTGGGTGGAATTCAACTTTAGAGAGCATTTGGTTCGGAGTACCAGTGGCAACTTGGCCAATATATGCAGAGCAACAAGCGAATGCATTTCAATTGGTAAAGGATTTAGGGATAGCAGTGGAGATTAATATGGATTATACGAAGGATCTGAGAGGGACCGAATCGAACGTTATAGAAAAAGCAGAGGAGATAGAGAAAGCAATAAAGCAGCTAATGGAGCCTGAAAATGAAATAAGGTTGAAAGTAAAGGATATGAAGGAGAAGAGCAGATTGGCGCTAAAAGAAGGTGGATCCTCCTACAACTCTGTTGGACATTTTATCGAACAGGTGATGGACAAACTAAGTAAGCATCACTAATTGAGAGTCTCTCTCAAATTGAGGCAATGACTATTGAATAACAataaattttctcattttagtAATGTAATTCTCGTGTGAAACTTTTacaatgtatttatatttgtataacttacataaatccaTAGGGTAAAAAGTAAATTACATCAtatctctaatttttttaaattacaataatcccttaaaatttGTACCTTTCGGATTCATAGGTCACcatccggatacattaattctaatacaagaaaaaaatttctATTGCGCTGAAAAGGGAATAGAatctgaaaattaattaaatcccatAAATTATGCTTATGTTTCTTCTTACTCTCAATCATAAAAAGGCAAATCCTTATAGAacgaagaaatttaaaatttcaaattgctcCCCCGTTCAACGAAGAAACGTTTTagatttgattcaaaaacttttgtcaaaattttaggtaagcgaggtgagttatgaaggatacaaaagtgattaaattgttgttggacaaacgatatccttttgaatcttcaagttcatcgaagatcctttcaattttgattcaagattatcaaaaattttgagattcaagattctttcttcTCCCAGTTCAGCGAAAATCCTTTCAAtcttgattcaaaattgttgaaaattttgatattcaaaattcttcttctaatttattgaaaattctttcaattttgattcaaaattgtcgaaaaatttgagaagatacatcatgaatatCTTTGCTACTTAGcattttactatttatgtatcttgtttaaattggtaagtattgtatttatactagatacattaaataaataattgtttcccataagatgttagatttgagatcgatacattactgTGTGGTAGTTGctatgtaattgatacatttagtataaattcgaatttacatatcatatctaaaaaattagtgcatgatatattactatttatatatctcgtttaaattgataagtactGTATTTAtaatagatacattaaataagtaattgttgcccataagatattagatttgagatcgatacattaccgTGTGGTAATTGctatgtaattgatacatttagtataaattcgaatttacgtatcatatctaaaaaaattagtgcatgatacattactatttatgtatctcatttaaattgataagtattatATTGTTTACCTTGAAAGAtatgtataacttacataatgtatcattttgtagttaataataatgtatctgatacaataAGGTTGTGAAAGAAGAATGTATGTAAACTGAAATAAAGTGTATCTAAAatgtatcacaataaataagaattaaatTATCAATTAGATACATGAACAAACACAAACCATTAAAGaaatttgattatgaaaaacaccagaaaaaagaggaaaatattagactgtatgaatttttggtgaaattgaaactaatattattatgaGACAATGAGaagattaaataataatacaagaatCCTAATCAGTTTCAATGAATGATTAGTTTTTAGATTccataaccaaatcaaattatgataaatttacaaatattatattctttctttcaatcAAACATCCGAGGTGAGTTTTACtaaccaaaaataaagaaaccaaatacaaataccaAACCCAACAATGATTTGGAAAtaatagaaaaacaaaacaactactaaaccaaaaaaaagaaaaggaaaaacacaaaataaaaagaaaatacaacaaaaaagGCAAGAACttctacaaataatatattaattattaccaaataataacaattactactactttttttctttctaatttacGTTTTAgtgcatattttattttattatatattttggagtattttaaaaaataggtaaaaaattcataaatatcctttaaacttttttgtctaaaaatatCCTTAACCTACTTAAAAGAgattgattttgaatttcaaacacaaatgagaaaataagtacCAAGATTCTGTGACTAAAATAAGGAGAGATTTGTGAAGTGAAATAAAGAAGGGATAAATGTTGGTTTTGGAAGTTAGGATTTATGTATCCAACATTTGGGGGTTTGGGagtaaaataagggattttgaaaatttttagaaCTGGTAGGGAATTATGGGAATTATGAAAAAGAGAGAGGGTGTATATAGGTAATTTTATCCTTTATTGTATGAGATATTGTGCTAAAGTTGAACCGAAAGAATCAAGTAAAAAGGCAATTCgaacaccttgtttggatggttgttacctgttgtattgttagtttaaatataatatttgttttgattgttttatAAATTCTATTGTATCATACCGTTTAAATTCATCATTAGATAACGATAAAAAGACCATTTTATGTAACGACCGATTTGGTGTGATTGCATCtcaccttaatattttcttttcattttgtctttatttattattaataattatatttcatgttttattatCCTACTTTTTTATAGTAGCTCTACACtatatcttatttttcttgtagATTTATCATTTATGTAACAGGGAGAATGATACAATCTAtttaaacaatatatttatgaaagcagtacaatacaatacaacacaacATAATAAAGGAAGCAAAGTGGAAAGGGAAAATGAAGTGCTCATTATTCAGTTATTGCCCGTAACCTGCTCGATAAAATGCCCAACAGAGTTGTAGGAAGAACCACCTTCCTTTAGCGCCAATATGCTCTTCTCCTTCATGTCTTTCACTTTCAACCTTATTCCATTTTCAGGATCCATCAAATGCCTTATTGCTTTCTCTATCTCCTCCGCTTTTATAACATCTGTGTTGCTCCCCTTTATCTTATAATCCATCTTAATATCCGCTGCCATACACAAATCCTTTACCAATTGAAATGCATTTGCTTGCTGCTCTGAATACATTGGCCATGTTGCCATTGGCACACCGAACCAAATACTCTCCAAAATTGAATTCCAACCACAGTGCGACACAAATCCACCCACGGCATGATGAGACAAAATTTCTGCTTGGGGTGCCCATCCTATCACCATTCCAATCAGTGGCGGATCTATGCAGAGGTTtggggtgccacgccacccccgaacttcgacggaaactctatatatacataagtatatatatataatatttatataaatataaagcgtgCCACCCACAGAACAAAATTGTCTTGTGGTGCCATGGTAGGAGGGCAACTTTAGAAGACTGATGTTGTGGGGCACTggcacaatttttatttaatcaaatataaaattaatttaatcgataagtcTATTTGACACCCACAGActctaaatcctggatccgccactgattCCAATCCCTTTTGTTTTTTGCAAGAACCCCTCCGGCAATACATCTTCCAGGTTCTCGTACTCGCTTGGATACCATGAGTCTTTTGGTGGCGGCTTCCTTATAGACCACAAGAACAGGAACTCGCTGTCCTTTAGAGCCTGCGCAATTTCCTTCACTTGATCCTTGTTGAAACTTCCCGAGCTTCCAAAGCAGAGGAACACTACAGAGGATGAATTTTGCCTATCTAACCATTTGATAATTTCGTCGTGAGACGATTCTTCCTTATCACTAATGCCACTGTTGAGGTACAGCAATGGTCCTATTGGATAAACGGTTGGGATTTTCTCATCCAGAGAGAGAGATATCATAGCATGAGCTTCCAGCTCCTGAAATGTGTTCACCAAGATTCCTCTGGTTTCTCGATACCTTTTGGAAATATCAAGGAACATAGTGGAACCACCTTCCTTGTCCAAGAATATCAACGGCAAACATTTTGCCGGAAATGAATTTAAATACGAAGGTACATGGAGTTCTGATTCAGGGTCATCGTTATAATCGGTAACATCCGTGTTAAAATCATCTCTTAGGCTCTGCATATGAAAGTGAAGGCCAAGTATGGCTGCACTAGTCGTGTAGAAAACATAAGTTGGAACACCAAATTCATTGGCCACATCTATCATTGTGGTACACATCATGTCTACCACAAAACCGGATAGTGTGGCTGTTTTTGATTGCAGAATTTGAGCTACAACATGTCTGACCTGAGGTTTATGGCTTTCAATGAACCCAGAAAAGAAGGTATTGTTGTTGAGGAGTAGCAAAGCGGATTCGTCACGAGGGAGGTTTATGAATTTCAATCTTGATGAGCTGCAATTAGCATTTGAGGAAAGTGATCGGAGGTAAGGTTTGAGGTTCGAGTCGAGGTTCATGTTCATGACCAGGACAGTGATGGAGAGGTGTTTCTCTCTAGCTATAAGGAGTTTTGCCATCTCCACTGCGGGTACCAGATGACCCAATCCAGGAGATGGTATGATGACCAACTCTACGTTCTTGATTTCACTCATTTGCATCCCTTTGTTGGCTTCTTGGGATATTTGGAGGAGCAAATGCAATGTGAAATATGACAAAAAACAAACACTTGAGAaaatctttttactttttttgaactagcaaacaaattgaaaactAATTACTACTGTATGTACTATGCAACTTATTGATGGAATGTGGGACCCCCAAGAAAATGAGGGGCTAAAGGCTTCACCCAAAAGCCACCCTGCTAGTCTATTGTAATTAATTGTAAGTTGGCACTTGGCAGCCAAGGCAATGACATCATTTACCATTAACTCTTGCTCCCCAAGTCTATTGGTCTTCACTCACCTAACACTAACATGTTTTTTAAATCAGCATCTTATAAAATGAGACAAATCAAGCTTCCAGTTATGAGCCataacaaatttcatacaagCAACAAAACATGGAGCCAGTAAACAAGAAAACAGAGTTGGTTTTCATTCCTGTTCCTGGTATGGGCCACCTAGTACCCACACTTGAGATGGCAAAGGTTCTAATAGCTAGAGATGAACATCTCGTCATTACAGTCCTCGTAATCAAGCTGCCTTCTGACAACAAGCTCAGCTCCTATATTGAATCAGTCTCGACAAATCCAAACTACAACTCTCAAATGAAGTTCATTGAACTCCCTCAATATGAGTCCATCTTACAGTCAATCACAAACACAACTTTCATCACATTTTTATCCAGTCATAAGCCTCAAGTCAGAAATTCTGTGATTGAAATCTTGAATTCAGGATCAAATCGTCTTGCGGGCCTTGTTATTGACATGATGTGTACAGCAATGATAGACGTGGCAAATGAATTTGGCCTCCCGACTTATGTTTTCTACACGTCTGGTGCTGCCATGCTTGGTCTTCAGCTTCATTTGCAGACTCTCAGGGATGATTTTAACCAAGACGTGACAGAATACAAGGATGATCCAGAAGCAGAGCTTTCGGTGACAACGTATGGAAACCCATTTCCAGCTAAATGTTTGCCATCTATAGCCTTTGACAAGGATGGTGGTTCCACAATGTACCTTGATCTTTCTAAAAGGCTTCGAGAAGCTAAAGCTA
This region includes:
- the LOC125876260 gene encoding UDP-glycosyltransferase 71E1-like, whose product is MSEIKNVELVIIPSPGLGHLVPAVEMAKLLIAREKHLSITVLVMNMNLDSNLKPYLRSLSSNANCSSSRLKFINLPRDESALLLLNNNTFFSGFIESHKPQVRHVVAQILQSKTATLSGFVVDMMCTTMIDVANEFGVPTYVFYTTSAAILGLHFHMQSLRDDFNTDVTDYNDDPESELHVPSYLNSFPAKCLPLIFLDKEGGSTMFLDISKRYRETRGILVNTFQELEAHAMISLSLDEKIPTVYPIGPLLYLNSGISDKEESSHDEIIKWLDRQNSSSVVFLCFGSSGSFNKDQVKEIAQALKDSEFLFLWSIRKPPPKDSWYPSEYENLEDVLPEGFLQKTKGIGINPPLIGMVIGWAPQAEILSHHAVGGFVSHCGWNSILESIWFGVPMATWPMYSEQQANAFQLVKDLCMAADIKMDYKIKGSNTDVIKAEEIEKAIRHLMDPENGIRLKVKDMKEKSILALKEGGSSYNSVGHFIEQVTGNN